Genomic window (Carassius carassius chromosome 36, fCarCar2.1, whole genome shotgun sequence):
ATGTGTAACATGTCTATATCCATTGGCATGTAGGGTCCTATGTTGTCATACTGAGACATAACAGAACCCTTCACCTTTTGTCTCGCACGGCTTTCCCTGCGGATAGAGTGCATGCGAAGCCTCTCTGCTTCGTCTGGATCCCATGCAAAGTAAACACTCCCTTTTGAACCACCGTAAGGAGGTATGTCTCTGCTTACGAAGCCATGCTCCTTTAAAGGAATGAAATGCCTTGAAAGGTAGTGGTAGGCTCCAGATTTGGCTGCAGACCGAAGGAGAGGGGCACTATCCCGACCGCTAAAGGAATGGACATGCCGTAAGCGGATCGTACCGTAATGGTCCACATCGTAGAAAGGGGCATCCAGAACATGAGAGCCAGAGTAGGGGCTATAGCGGTACTGAACTCTTCCATTCTCAAAATAAGGCTGTAGTTGTGTGACGTGGTAGTCAGCTTGAGAGGCTGGTTGGTGAGACTTGCAGTGGTAGACTGGGCGCTGGTAGTAAAATAACTCATCATCTGGTGGAACCTCGGTTCTGGTGACTGGCGTTGAGCGGATAGCGGTAGGAGGCACATGTAGGGAGTGGACCCTGCGGATTGTTGGGTACACGGTTGGTCCATCTAATTGGTTGTAGCCATGGGAGTGGTGCAGTGAGCCTGGAGAAATGTATTCACTTCTCAGAGGGCCATGTGATTTGATAGACTGGTGGTAGGACCTAGGTCCAATCGTATTGTATCGGCCATCACCGGGGCCTCTATAGGAGATCTGTGGCTCTGATTTCGACACATAAGAAACGTGTGGTGGAACACTTTCTGGTCTGTAATGGTATGCCATCGTAGCCTGACCTGAAGGGGATACCCGCTGATGGTAATACGCCTCTGTGGTGGGCTCCAGTAGGGCAGGATCCCCTTTTGAGTGGTAAATGTAACCTGACTGGTGAGTGGAAGCCCTACGGTGAGATGGATGAGATTGCGGGGGAGTCTCCTCCACTGAGCCTTTCATTGATGCTTCTAAGATGGCATGTAAGTTGGCGGGGTTTCCAGTCTCAGTGTTGCAGAGAGCAGCCATTGCTAATTTACTTTCAATAGAACGAACTGGGGGTGTTGGCGGTGTCACTCCCTGAGTATGGTGTTGAGGAACACAATCTGCTTTTGGATGGACAGGCTTTATGGCTTCCCATGGTTTTTCCACAGGTTCAAGAGGTGCTGCAGGGGTTGGTGCAACTCTAGCATTGGGCTGAGATTTAGGCTGAAACTGCGGCTGTGCTTGTGACTGAGAATGAGACTGAACTTGAGGCTGAGACCGAATGGCTGCATGAGGTTGAGTCTGTATTTGTGGCTGAGGCTGGAGAATTGCAATTGGCTGATCTGGCATCTTTATGGGTTTTGGTGGTATAACCATTTCAGTCATATGGATCTAGGGATTAAGCCCAAACAAACACTGTTAGGTTTCTTatatttcccttttttatttaCATGCGCTGTAATTTAAATTATTGATATCATTACCAGATTAAAGACTGAAAAATTTTGATACAAATTTTGTTACAATGTGAAAAGttaaaataatcacacaacatgcAAAAACATGCACTCTAAAAGTTCACATAAATActaacaaattaaacaaaaacaatggcAGGCAGCTTTTGACCTAAGAACTAGTAGCACTAATGCTTAACATGATTTTGTAATTTTGAATTTACAGTGGTGAATATTTGgctcaaatgattaatcgtgattaatctcattcaaaataaaagtttttgttacgcgatatatgtatgtgtactgtgtttattatgtatatataaactgtatatattttgaaaatatttacatgtatatacatttatatatttatattatatataaatgtatataatatataaacattgttcttaaatatacacatgcatgtgtttgtatctATATACAgtagacataataaatatacacagttcacactcattatgtaaacaaaaacatttattttaggtgtgattaatcgcgattaatcgtttaacagctttatttataacattactTAATGTTCAGCTTTGGCACTTAAGTTCTAGTGCTACTGACATCCCTGCATATGCCACTACTTGCCTCAGAGCTGGGTTGCTGAATGACAGTATCCTTACTGCTGATAGCTGGTGTGGTGATTGTGGTAGTGGTTTTGTCTGTGCTCACAGGCGTCTGGCCCACAGCTGGCTGCTGCCTTTCTGGGCTTTTTTGTGTTTGGGAAACTTGAATAGGCATAGCACTGTGGCTTGGGGTCTCTGGAGAGATAACATCCTGGCTATTGCATGAAATGCTGGATGGTTTCCCGCTCTCAGCTGTGTTGAGGTGCAGACTGACAGAGCAGTTTAACTTTTCAGTTGGGGTGGAGGGTGGTGAAGACATAGGAGCAGATCTCTTTGATGCTTCGACTGCAGCTTCCTCCAGGGATGGCTGTGATGGCAAGGAAAGAGGAGGAGGCCAGTCCATGGTCTCCAGAAACTCTTGTGGCTTAACGGGGGACACTGGTGTAGGGGGTCCAGAGGATTGCCTCTGAGAGAGAATAGAGGCCTGCTGGGCAGATTCAGCTAAAGCTAGAGCAAGCATGCGGGCAGCGTTCtttggtgggggagggggaggtaTGAGGGGCACAGAGCTGACAGGGACATTGCCCTTTGGCGAGTCCAGAGCTACGGCTCCTATGGATGGATAAAACAGAGGGAACTCAAACAAGGAGAAAGCAGGCTAATATTCATGAGAAGGTAAGATAGGGGAAATGTTAAATTTCTACAGATTGTGGACAGATTTCTCTACATTTAGGGTGCTCATGCAAAGCGCTACTGGTAAAAGCCTGATGAATTAAACCTGAAAAATCAAATAATTCTCTTATGAAGCCCAGCATACCTTGGAGGTTCATATCACAGTGGCATCAGTGTTAATGACTGTgtttacaatacaataataataaaaaaagaaaaattcaaaatCTATTGTTCAATGTACTCTCTTTTATAAACTGATATAGCAGGACagctgttaaaatgttaaaaattaattttaaaacaggAATTAAAAACATTCTCATTCTAGAAGAGGAGAATTAAACTAATGTAGGATAAAACTGTCAATGACTCCTCAAGAGGCATTATGGATTTAAGCTACCATATCCCTGTATTTCAGTTCAGCTTACCTGGCTGATCTTGAGAGCAGGTGACCTGTTTTGGCTGTGAACATTCAATGCTTGATATGCCTTTACTCTCTTTACTCTCAAAGGTAGCAGCTTTAGAAAGAAGCTCTTGTTGAATGGCTTCACTCAGGGGCAGATCGGTGGATCTTGACAGAGAGCTCAATTTTGCAGGAGAGTCGAGTGGAGATGGAGGGGAAGAGGGCTGAAGTACAGTGCTCTCTGGTGCTTTCCTTATGGATGCAGCCGAATCAGAGATGCTTAGAGGAGTCACAACAGCTGACTTCTCACTGCTCTCATGGGATTGAACTGGTGCTTTCTCTGAGAAAGATGCAGGGGGCAGTTTATTTCTATCCTCTAAGGCTGGACTGTGGTCTGGAGACACAGAATGACTCGTAACTTTAGCTCTGACTGGCGAGACTGGCTCTGAGCCACTGGCACTGCCCGGGCTCCTCTTCAGACTGTTTTCATCTGTGTCAAGTGAGAAAATGGAAGTCTCTGCCAGAGGAAGGCTACACTGGAAAGACATGGGGTCAAAGTCTAAAGAGGCCATGCCAATGTCGGGGGGGCTCAGGTCCACATCGTCAGCGGAACGTGGCGGGGAGATGAGAGCAGGCACAGAGATTGGTCCATCATCCCCATCACTGTCCCCTTGGCCCAGGTTGTCATATGAGTTACAATGTTGTCTGCTATCCAGCAGGCCACCATTGAAGGAAGCAGAGAGAGCATCGCTGCTGGAGCGAGGTCTGCGTGGCCTGTACACCTTAGACTCTCCTGTGTTAAAGGAAAAGCAGAAGTGTCTAAATTTCACAATGGCTGGTTTACAAGTTGAGGATGAGCTTTTTTTAGAGCTTTAAGAGTCTGTTACCTTCAACGTTATGTAAAGAGGTGAGAGACTCCTCACTTTTGGCAGACCGAAGAGTACCGGTGTCTCCTCTTCCTCCTAAACAAATATGCAGCAACAGATAAGTTATAATAAATCACTTATACAAACCCAAACAGTTTAGAATTTAGAGTTCTAAAATATTTGATCTGATTGGTCTGTTGTCAAATTGATCTGTGGTCAGATATTGTTGTTGTCTCTCAGAAATACTCTGCAGTCTCTGCTCTCacataataaaatcatttaaactaACATCGATATttcatgtccatttatttatttattcagtaaataCAAAAGTAATTAGCAGGGTAATATACAATCAGCTGGTCATTACTGCAAAATAAACCACTTCCACATGATACAAGGCCTGATTAACCACTGGGTTAATTTTGTGTTAATTACTATCTATCATTTAAAGATGACAAAATGGAACAACACTAACCAGCCAATGCCATGGCTTTGAGTTCGTTTGGTTCACTGGGATTGCGGTGTAGTTTTCTTTTAGACATTGAGGAAGACTTGCCCAAGTTGAAAAAAGACCGCCAACTGCCAACTGGAGACTTTTTAGACTTTATTGGCTGTCTTTTCCtaggagaaataaataaataaataaatgtacaaaatgtattaCTTTGAGAATAACAGGCACATAATTGGTTTCTTTATGACAGcataaaaaaatgacaacattttaaaaCTCGCTTTATACCTCTCAGTAGGGAATTCAATGACCGTGTGGAATTTTCCCTGTAAGGCTGCAGGACCCTCTCCCACCTCGATGTACTTGCTGTCTGCAGTGATGGGTGAGTTGATCTGGGCCTGAGTACGTGCCTGTGCCTCTTCTAGTGTTAGCAGCTTTGTGGATGGAGAGGGTACCAGCAAAGATTTAGGCCGAGACAAAGAGTTGTGTCCTACAAAGACAAAAAATCTGTGATGAATATATAGAAGTGcaagtaatttaaaatatgttgAAATCTGTCCATATTGCTTACCTGTTCCCTCTCGTATGAGTGAGCTCAGTTTGGGGCTGAAGAGAACATCCACATGGTTGAGAATAAACTCCACCACAACAGACTGTATTCGCACCTCCATGAAGGCTGCTGTGCCGCTGAAGCAAGCTGATTCTATTTGCTTTGACCTTTTTAGTTGGGAACAAAAATCCAAGATTAGTTATGAATACTAGGTTTTTATATTCATAGTTTTAAAATTAAACAGCTGggatgcatttcccaaaagcattgtttgtttgttagctACCTATGGTTGTAGTTGCTTTTTGGAAACTCACCCCTGGATAGTAACTGGTTACAAGTAATCTGGATTATGAAATCAGATTCCATAAACTGAATACTTGTaattagaaattacattttaaaatactttttattgattATATATTGTTCACATTAGTCaatttattgattctccctaaTTCATCTTTTTCCtcctttacatattttttttcaatagtcTAACACTTACATACAGTcaaaaaatcttcaggttttgCAGTCAGCCACACAGCATTTGACCACAGGATTAACAAAAATCATTTCAGTTTTAAGTAAACATTACATCAACTGCTGATGAGCACATTCATTCTTATTTGAATTTTCACTCCGAGGGTTATCTAATACTTTATTACTTTGTTTTGGAAGGCTTCTGTcttttaaaagcattaatttgAACAAATCCACATAATTTcttatttacatgtaatgcaAGAATTCCCAAACTCTTTCCAGTAAAATATTAAAGTACccctaatattttaaaatatatattttaataattaggtATCATATTTGCATGTTCTCTAACTGGTTAatagtcacatgacatgcaggtaagcaaataaaacatttaattttgatgatattttaaaatgatttactttaatttgacatttttatgatgTTACTAACTACAGTTTTTGTTACAATTTTCAAGTAAAATTTGATCCATTAGTTTCTGTTTTCACTTACATTACAGCTGCATCATGCAGGGATCTTACCTCAATAAGTTGGGGGCCCAAACGATGGCCAAATTCTTCGTATGCATGTTGGTTACATAGCTGAAGGTTGCCAAGTGTGAAAGATGCCTCATAAGAAACTCAAGAGTCCTACAAGAGAAGCAAAATTAATGTTAAAAGTACAGATGCATTCAAATTAGACGCCAAGTAAAAATCACACTAATTTAAGTGAACAATGTCATAATAACAGCCTCTATATTCCTCAGGCATAATGTACTTGGACTGCATTAGTAATATAAATAGTATTAATAGAAAAGAGAACTGCAAGTCCTCTAGCAACCATCAGAGGGCACTGTGGTCATTTACAAACCTATAGTGCGGAGGCGGCAGCTGCTGAATGACATCATGTATTTTGATCAGCCTCTCCTCGTCTGTGGCTGCTGACACAGCCTCCTAAAAAGGAGAAGAGCGGGTGTAAATCAGGGTCACTGCATCTAGAGCAgctcaaactaacaaaaacactctCAAACCCATGTTCACACTATACTGCTGAGTGGACAAAAGCACATGGTCAATCGCATTTCATGTGCATTATAGTTTCACTGCTTCCATAGCAACCTGAAAACACTGATGCACTCTTTACTCTAGCCGTTTTCATTTGCAGCGATTTATCTCCAGATGCTGTAAATGTCACTGCTTTGTATAGCATGCAGATGAACCCCTTGTGAAGCTGGGCTCTTAAGAGACAAGCAATTCATTTATACTACATGTATACTCATTAAAAGCAATCAATAGAACGAATAGCCTCAAGCCTTCAATGACTCCTGTGCTGTTTTGCCAGTCTCAAATAAGAGACCCACATTTATTATCGCACCAAGAACTAAAAAGGTTTTGATATCATAAGTATGGGCTGCTTGTTCAGTGTAATAGGTGTTCTCAGCTGGAGCTATTTGTATGACAaagagtgtgtgagtttgagaaAAGGCTCTTTAAAGGCCTGTCATTCTGGGATAAATGCTTACCGAGAATTTTTCATACAGCTGGTAGGTGAGAAGTGGGTTGGGAAGCTCTCGAAAGTAAAGCTTGCACAGGGAGCCAACGCAGTGTATGTCTtgaatgtaaacatcttttgttAGATCTGGGATCTGTTCAGAGTCAAATTCATGcctagagagaaagaaagtgtttTAGACTTGATACACAATCGAAGACAATGTGGTGGGCTTAAAACCTACATTTAAGTAAATTTTGATTAACATTATCTTTGAATATCAAAATTTGAAGGAATTCATAACAAACATCAGTTTCCAAATCTAAGTCACAGTAAATACACttacaatgttacaaataaatgctattattttgaacttcctattcatcaaagaatcatgaaaaaaaatgtcaaagcatccaccaaaatattaagcagaacatgttttcaacaataaaacaggaaatgtttcttgagtgccgaatcagcgtattagaatgatttcttaagaatCAAGTGACAATGAATCAACTGCTGCTGAAAACTCAGATCTTCCTTAACAGCAATGAATTATATTTGAACATGAAAAATGGAAAACGacggttttaaattgtaataatgataataatttgcaatattactgtttttacagtattttatatcAAACCATTGCATCCTTTGAGAGAATtagaaatttctttcaaaaacgtaaaaaaaaagaaaagaaaaaagaaaagaaaatcagacCGACCACATACTGGAATGATAGTATGATATTTAACAATTTACACAAGTAAAACATTAAAttgctaaaaatatttattatagctTTATAGTTTTACATTTACCCATTGACAAATCTATATGTAGGAACTCAAGGGGGAGAGAAAACTTGTTAATCGGCCAAGCAAACAAGTCAACTTGTCCTGTAACCGATAATAAACCCCCATCTAATCACTCTGGTGTACTCATTTCCTCCTGTATTCATGAATACAAACATTCCCATTATGAAATGTAATTAGCAGCAGCTTAATATTCAGCCACTGCATTCAGAGTTTCTCAAGCGGTATGATAAATCCCTATCTCTGCTTCTAGCAATTAGGGGAGTGTGTTTATGTCCTACCGCAGCTTCTGAATGTTGGAGGCAATCCCAGAGAGACGGTACATTCCATCAACCACTCCGTGCTTCTCAATGAACTCGGTGCAGCTCTTGAGTACCTGGGGGACTAGAGGTTTAGACAAAATGTTACTGGAGCATCCTTTTTGGCACGTAAAGTGTGAGACTTGTCAAAATGCCAATGGAATAGAATGCCAGATTCTTAGTGCAGTAAATTTAAGATTTTATAAGCTATAAATAACATCAACAACTGCCGGAGACAAGCCGATCGTCAGATAGCAAGTCCTGCTCTTCTGTAGGGCAGAGTTTATAGCTTCACATTTGCTCCAGTTGAATTAGACAAACTCCAGACCTCCAACGTGACCTTGCGATGTTTCACCCAGAGGAATCATAGTCACAGACAACCCTAAATGGCCTCTAGTCTTGACAAAATTTCTTCTGCAGATTAGTGAGTCCAAGTCTCTCAGAGGCAGCTATTCAACAACATTCCTGACATAGCTGTCTGAAGCACAAAATCCTCAAAAATGCAACAAAGTTTTGTCTATAAGCCATCTCAAAAATCATTCAATCAGCGCTTCACAGTAAGAATGGCCTGTGGTCACTGCGAGTGTGTTTCAGGCCAGTTAAAAGAGCCGTCACTTGCCCTATAAGACCATTAATACATTCTTCACGTCTTCAAGCTAAAGCTTTTTAGCTGGGAAACACAGATAAACTGTCAAAACTGAGAATGATTTGTAACATTCTTGGAAGCATCGGTcagaatattttgaaaatgacaaacatatcaatcttttttttctgcaagtGTTTATAAATGCACAACTATCATTGAGGTAAATTATAGCTGAATATTTTCCAGTTGTTTATGCAAACctagtaaattgccgtaaagacaacaataaaacaaatacagtaccattcaaatgtttggggacagtaaggtttttgaaaaaaattaaaatatttagatttttttggaaagcttatttattcagctttcagatgaggtATGAATCTCAATTTAAAGTGCCACAATTATGGATGTTTGAAAATTagttttcatgcagtgtgtaacacagctctaagctcatattttcattttggtctgagagaaaatgctaattcattctttgccactaggtgccgcTTTTGGGGCTGTAAAAATACTGGTTTCCCTGGTAACTGTACACAAAACAGCATTGTGCTCACaaactttatcaggcattacaggcatgatgtaatgaaaatgagaccaatcCGACCAATCACTGCAGATTAGTGTCACataaaggaggggtttggaaaaatgagtcgctgagcaagtaaggtaaaaataaatgttttttgaacctgttgttggggactcccacaAGGCGCTCAGGGTGTCTTTATCTGACTGttttgttgacattccctttagcacagctccatctagtggatgcataacgcaaacccagtcaaacgtttgactgcagtatcttctattctatgcgccttataatccagtGCGCCCtacatatgaaaacagttctgaaataggccattcattgaaggtgcgccttatattccggtgcgccttatagtgcggaaaatacggtaaacaaaaaaaagaacccttatgactgattttgtggtccagtgtcacaaaaatgtcaacattttcaTGTGACGGCACAGTTGAATTTTGAGTAGTCATTACTCTATTTCTTATTATCGATGCTTAAAATAATTGagctgcttatttatttttatattttttaaatattcaatatttttcaataactgtttacattataaatgtctttactttcacttctgATCCAATTTAATACATCTTGGCTGActaaaatgattattttcttaaaatcttttgaatggaataattttttttgccaaaatGCAGTATCCTACTGCAGTGGAGCCAGTGGAAACATCAACAGGGCAACAATAAAACTACTGGCTCAATTTGGTCAGCAGTACTTTTTGAAGCCCTTTCAAtactttgaaaaatacaacaaattactTCATAGGCCGAAATCCTTATGGCACCAACTAGGAAAGAGAAAAACTGGATTAATGCGTTTTATTCCCCAGCGAAATACTGTCCAAGAGTATAAGTGCATTGCAGGGAGGTCTGCAGAGCTTTATGTTAATATG
Coding sequences:
- the LOC132117231 gene encoding rho GTPase-activating protein 32-like isoform X5; its protein translation is MLMAYLSRFSAIADNKINCGPALTWMEVDNKGNHLLVHEESSINVPAIAAAHVIKRYIAQAADELSFEVGDIVSVIDMPPKEDTTWWRGKHGFQVGFFPSECVELINDKVPQSVTNSVPKPVSKKHGKLITFLRTFMKSRPTKQKLKQRGILRERVFGCDLGEHLLNSGHDVPQVLKSCTEFIEKHGVVDGMYRLSGIASNIQKLRHEFDSEQIPDLTKDVYIQDIHCVGSLCKLYFRELPNPLLTYQLYEKFSEAVSAATDEERLIKIHDVIQQLPPPHYRTLEFLMRHLSHLATFSYVTNMHTKNLAIVWAPNLLRSKQIESACFSGTAAFMEVRIQSVVVEFILNHVDVLFSPKLSSLIREGTGHNSLSRPKSLLVPSPSTKLLTLEEAQARTQAQINSPITADSKYIEVGEGPAALQGKFHTVIEFPTERKRQPIKSKKSPVGSWRSFFNLGKSSSMSKRKLHRNPSEPNELKAMALAGGRGDTGTLRSAKSEESLTSLHNVEGESKVYRPRRPRSSSDALSASFNGGLLDSRQHCNSYDNLGQGDSDGDDGPISVPALISPPRSADDVDLSPPDIGMASLDFDPMSFQCSLPLAETSIFSLDTDENSLKRSPGSASGSEPVSPVRAKVTSHSVSPDHSPALEDRNKLPPASFSEKAPVQSHESSEKSAVVTPLSISDSAASIRKAPESTVLQPSSPPSPLDSPAKLSSLSRSTDLPLSEAIQQELLSKAATFESKESKGISSIECSQPKQVTCSQDQPGAVALDSPKGNVPVSSVPLIPPPPPPKNAARMLALALAESAQQASILSQRQSSGPPTPVSPVKPQEFLETMDWPPPLSLPSQPSLEEAAVEASKRSAPMSSPPSTPTEKLNCSVSLHLNTAESGKPSSISCNSQDVISPETPSHSAMPIQVSQTQKSPERQQPAVGQTPVSTDKTTTTITTPAISSKDTVIQQPSSEIHMTEMVIPPKPIKMPDQPIAILQPQPQIQTQPHAAIRSQPQVQSHSQSQAQPQFQPKSQPNARVAPTPAAPLEPVEKPWEAIKPVHPKADCVPQHHTQGVTPPTPPVRSIESKLAMAALCNTETGNPANLHAILEASMKGSVEETPPQSHPSHRRASTHQSGYIYHSKGDPALLEPTTEAYYHQRVSPSGQATMAYHYRPESVPPHVSYVSKSEPQISYRGPGDGRYNTIGPRSYHQSIKSHGPLRSEYISPGSLHHSHGYNQLDGPTVYPTIRRVHSLHVPPTAIRSTPVTRTEVPPDDELFYYQRPVYHCKSHQPASQADYHVTQLQPYFENGRVQYRYSPYSGSHVLDAPFYDVDHYGTIRLRHVHSFSGRDSAPLLRSAAKSGAYHYLSRHFIPLKEHGFVSRDIPPYGGSKGSVYFAWDPDEAERLRMHSIRRESRARQKVKGSVMSQYDNIGPYMPMDIDMLHMRSKSDSGKTVLMAAESKEARYNINPGSQHASMHLISDPDVLMYMETEKHCQGNGMGDKTTKQGSSRTYSSIHSHQSQLPPRSLQHLPEGGYHDLKFEPGEKQPSSKHWQEHSESRTAQPRYERSDLDRHICRVKATSSASEDEQAVPVKPAPPPKPERSHSVRERQHYNQSSLPSHLPDNSDHSGSYSHQSQAQSQSNITFQSHYDNLDDYHPVPQSQTSLSNPGGSSSYHSPGFSTPHSNLAYSTALGQGAFIQAELSVRRPETEINAE
- the LOC132117231 gene encoding rho GTPase-activating protein 32-like isoform X6, coding for MKSRPTKQKLKQRGILRERVFGCDLGEHLLNSGHDVPQVLKSCTEFIEKHGVVDGMYRLSGIASNIQKLRHEFDSEQIPDLTKDVYIQDIHCVGSLCKLYFRELPNPLLTYQLYEKFSEAVSAATDEERLIKIHDVIQQLPPPHYRTLEFLMRHLSHLATFSYVTNMHTKNLAIVWAPNLLRSKQIESACFSGTAAFMEVRIQSVVVEFILNHVDVLFSPKLSSLIREGTGHNSLSRPKSLLVPSPSTKLLTLEEAQARTQAQINSPITADSKYIEVGEGPAALQGKFHTVIEFPTERKRQPIKSKKSPVGSWRSFFNLGKSSSMSKRKLHRNPSEPNELKAMALAGGRGDTGTLRSAKSEESLTSLHNVEGESKVYRPRRPRSSSDALSASFNGGLLDSRQHCNSYDNLGQGDSDGDDGPISVPALISPPRSADDVDLSPPDIGMASLDFDPMSFQCSLPLAETSIFSLDTDENSLKRSPGSASGSEPVSPVRAKVTSHSVSPDHSPALEDRNKLPPASFSEKAPVQSHESSEKSAVVTPLSISDSAASIRKAPESTVLQPSSPPSPLDSPAKLSSLSRSTDLPLSEAIQQELLSKAATFESKESKGISSIECSQPKQVTCSQDQPGAVALDSPKGNVPVSSVPLIPPPPPPKNAARMLALALAESAQQASILSQRQSSGPPTPVSPVKPQEFLETMDWPPPLSLPSQPSLEEAAVEASKRSAPMSSPPSTPTEKLNCSVSLHLNTAESGKPSSISCNSQDVISPETPSHSAMPIQVSQTQKSPERQQPAVGQTPVSTDKTTTTITTPAISSKDTVIQQPSSEIHMTEMVIPPKPIKMPDQPIAILQPQPQIQTQPHAAIRSQPQVQSHSQSQAQPQFQPKSQPNARVAPTPAAPLEPVEKPWEAIKPVHPKADCVPQHHTQGVTPPTPPVRSIESKLAMAALCNTETGNPANLHAILEASMKGSVEETPPQSHPSHRRASTHQSGYIYHSKGDPALLEPTTEAYYHQRVSPSGQATMAYHYRPESVPPHVSYVSKSEPQISYRGPGDGRYNTIGPRSYHQSIKSHGPLRSEYISPGSLHHSHGYNQLDGPTVYPTIRRVHSLHVPPTAIRSTPVTRTEVPPDDELFYYQRPVYHCKSHQPASQADYHVTQLQPYFENGRVQYRYSPYSGSHVLDAPFYDVDHYGTIRLRHVHSFSGRDSAPLLRSAAKSGAYHYLSRHFIPLKEHGFVSRDIPPYGGSKGSVYFAWDPDEAERLRMHSIRRESRARQKVKGSVMSQYDNIGPYMPMDIDMLHMRSKSDSGKTVLMAAESKEARYNINPGSQHASMHLISDPDVLMYMETEKHCQGNGMGDKTTKQGSSRTYSSIHSHQSQLPPRSLQHLPEGGYHDLKFEPGEKQPSSKHWQEHSESRTAQPRYERSDLDRHICRVKATSSASEDEQAVPVKPAPPPKPERSHSVRERQHYNQSSLPSHLPDNSDHSGSYSHQSQAQSQSNITFQSHYDNLDDYHPVPQSQTSLSNPGGSSSYHSPGFSTPHSNLAYSTALGQGAFIQAELSVRRPETEINAE
- the LOC132117231 gene encoding rho GTPase-activating protein 32-like isoform X3, translated to MLMAYLSRFSAIADNKINCGPALTWMEVDNKGNHLLVHEESSINVPAIAAAHVIKRYIAQAADELSFEVGDIVSVIDMPPKEDTTWWRGKHGFQVGFFPSECVELINDKVPQSVTNSVPKPASPCSGLRPASWSLFPPYLEMESVKQDSAWAPDPFNPYRLNSVSKKHGKLITFLRTFMKSRPTKQKLKQRGILRERVFGCDLGEHLLNSGHDVPQVLKSCTEFIEKHGVVDGMYRLSGIASNIQKLRHEFDSEQIPDLTKDVYIQDIHCVGSLCKLYFRELPNPLLTYQLYEKFSEAVSAATDEERLIKIHDVIQQLPPPHYRTLEFLMRHLSHLATFSYVTNMHTKNLAIVWAPNLLRSKQIESACFSGTAAFMEVRIQSVVVEFILNHVDVLFSPKLSSLIREGTGHNSLSRPKSLLVPSPSTKLLTLEEAQARTQAQINSPITADSKYIEVGEGPAALQGKFHTVIEFPTERKRQPIKSKKSPVGSWRSFFNLGKSSSMSKRKLHRNPSEPNELKAMALAGGRGDTGTLRSAKSEESLTSLHNVEGESKVYRPRRPRSSSDALSASFNGGLLDSRQHCNSYDNLGQGDSDGDDGPISVPALISPPRSADDVDLSPPDIGMASLDFDPMSFQCSLPLAETSIFSLDTDENSLKRSPGSASGSEPVSPVRAKVTSHSVSPDHSPALEDRNKLPPASFSEKAPVQSHESSEKSAVVTPLSISDSAASIRKAPESTVLQPSSPPSPLDSPAKLSSLSRSTDLPLSEAIQQELLSKAATFESKESKGISSIECSQPKQVTCSQDQPGAVALDSPKGNVPVSSVPLIPPPPPPKNAARMLALALAESAQQASILSQRQSSGPPTPVSPVKPQEFLETMDWPPPLSLPSQPSLEEAAVEASKRSAPMSSPPSTPTEKLNCSVSLHLNTAESGKPSSISCNSQDVISPETPSHSAMPIQVSQTQKSPERQQPAVGQTPVSTDKTTTTITTPAISSKDTVIQQPSSEIHMTEMVIPPKPIKMPDQPIAILQPQPQIQTQPHAAIRSQPQVQSHSQSQAQPQFQPKSQPNARVAPTPAAPLEPVEKPWEAIKPVHPKADCVPQHHTQGVTPPTPPVRSIESKLAMAALCNTETGNPANLHAILEASMKGSVEETPPQSHPSHRRASTHQSGYIYHSKGDPALLEPTTEAYYHQRVSPSGQATMAYHYRPESVPPHVSYVSKSEPQISYRGPGDGRYNTIGPRSYHQSIKSHGPLRSEYISPGSLHHSHGYNQLDGPTVYPTIRRVHSLHVPPTAIRSTPVTRTEVPPDDELFYYQRPVYHCKSHQPASQADYHVTQLQPYFENGRVQYRYSPYSGSHVLDAPFYDVDHYGTIRLRHVHSFSGRDSAPLLRSAAKSGAYHYLSRHFIPLKEHGFVSRDIPPYGGSKGSVYFAWDPDEAERLRMHSIRRESRARQKVKGSVMSQYDNIGPYMPMDIDMLHMRSKSDSGKTVLMAAESKEARYNINPGSQHASMHLISDPDVLMYMETEKHCQGNGMGDKTTKQGSSRTYSSIHSHQSQLPPRSLQHLPEGGYHDLKFEPGEKQPSSKHWQEHSESRTAQPRYERSDLDRHICRVKATSSASEDEQAVPVKPAPPPKPERSHSVRERQHYNQSSLPSHLPDNSDHSGSYSHQSQAQSQSNITFQSHYDNLDDYHPVPQSQTSLSNPGGSSSYHSPGFSTPHSNLAYSTALGQGAFIQAELSVRRPETEINAE